The Sulfitobacter guttiformis genome contains a region encoding:
- a CDS encoding FliM/FliN family flagellar motor C-terminal domain-containing protein has protein sequence MSAEQTTSLMQRKARTGREAQATRAMSLARALRLTAAKQAERLMGLPLGVLGVTQRSIGTKEVAACLDPASLILIMDGPGTQVAAALLDPAMVAGLIQQQTMGKIASAPEGSETRSHTGTDAALCAPFIDKLMAQASLLPDHEGERGLLSGYRFGVRAKDPHQAQLVLDANDFTVIEMVLDMAAGTRTGKLLLILPVPLVKAPDAEEGGGVPTEVEIKTNLAENVMGLTAELMIALTRLKMPLQQVSGFRVGDLIDLNLSSMAQALVVDTNGRAIARGTLGQIGGMRAVQVEQHKNTQHTQPRRRAADRDGLDLPDVTASHAGTSGDEAALPAALPSFADVDVFGNLDELPDLPDMEAAAGAADDQMAAWDQRENLAEEEEAGVLKKKQAIW, from the coding sequence ATGAGCGCGGAACAGACGACATCACTCATGCAGCGAAAGGCCCGAACAGGGCGAGAGGCGCAGGCAACGCGTGCTATGTCATTGGCACGCGCATTGCGACTGACTGCGGCAAAGCAGGCGGAGCGGTTGATGGGGCTTCCGCTTGGCGTATTGGGGGTAACGCAGCGGTCGATCGGGACGAAAGAGGTCGCGGCCTGTCTCGATCCTGCATCATTGATTCTGATAATGGATGGCCCGGGTACACAGGTGGCGGCAGCGCTGCTTGATCCGGCAATGGTAGCGGGATTGATCCAGCAGCAAACCATGGGTAAGATCGCCTCTGCCCCAGAAGGGAGCGAGACACGAAGCCATACAGGCACTGACGCGGCCCTGTGTGCACCATTCATCGACAAACTCATGGCTCAGGCTTCTCTTCTTCCCGATCACGAGGGCGAGCGCGGACTGTTGTCAGGCTACCGGTTTGGTGTCCGCGCAAAGGATCCACATCAGGCGCAACTTGTCCTTGATGCCAACGATTTTACCGTGATCGAGATGGTGTTGGACATGGCTGCTGGCACGCGAACGGGTAAGCTGTTGTTGATCCTTCCCGTGCCTCTGGTTAAGGCACCGGACGCGGAAGAGGGAGGAGGCGTCCCGACCGAGGTTGAGATAAAAACAAACCTTGCGGAAAATGTGATGGGGCTTACGGCGGAACTGATGATTGCCCTGACGCGCCTCAAAATGCCACTACAACAGGTGAGCGGCTTTCGGGTTGGCGATCTCATCGATCTTAACCTGTCGAGTATGGCGCAGGCGCTGGTGGTGGATACCAATGGGCGGGCAATTGCGCGCGGTACGCTGGGCCAGATCGGCGGTATGCGGGCCGTTCAGGTTGAGCAGCACAAGAACACCCAGCACACCCAGCCGCGCAGACGTGCCGCAGATCGTGACGGGCTGGATCTGCCAGACGTTACGGCGTCGCACGCCGGCACATCCGGAGATGAAGCAGCGCTGCCTGCGGCTTTGCCCAGTTTTGCAGATGTTGATGTGTTCGGAAATCTGGATGAATTACCTGATCTGCCGGATATGGAAGCTGCCGCCGGAGCCGCAGATGACCAGATGGCCGCGTGGGATCAGCGGGAAAACCTTGCGGAGGAGGAAGAGGCTGGAGTTCTGAAAAAGAAACAGGCGATTTGGTAG